CCATGGACTCTCTGGACCTTGTCAGCCCTTACCTGTACAGGTACAAAAATGTGAACCTCCTGGTAAAGGACAAAATGCGACCTAAAGACTTGGATGCTCTTCTTGATGCTGAGATCCGTCCTACTGACATTTTCCTCGTTGCATACCCCAAGTCAGGTCAGGGGCTGGGAATAACCAGTATCAAATATAAAATTTCTTTATCAACAACCCTTCACTGCTCCTTGTGTAGCTTATGCTGTTTGagattaataaatgaatgtgtgtagttttggatgttacagtatttttgtttgaatacGTACATGAACTAAGATCTTTTCTGTCAAAATTGAAGGAGTTAAGGAGAATTATTTTGGGATATGATCAATTTTTCaaatgaacattcattcattcattcaccttcaaTACCCACTTCTTTTATTGTTGCGCCTCAGCGGAATTGGGatttggggcgtgaggcagggtacactccgccAGTGCAAGGTGGAGCCACATGaagacacgcacacactcacacctattgCAATTGGAGACTGGCCATTTTAGCTAAGTGcgtgttttggaggtgggaggaagccggagaacccagacagaaccccACACATGCAAACTCAACACATAGCCCTTGCTATGCGGCAACAGTGCTGCCCACTGCACCATTTTCCTGCCCCCAATGAACATatcttttgaattttaaaaaaatatgtcagtAACAATGAGGGTTGGGCTTTTCTTCCTGACatgaatttattaaaattttggTGCAGACTCAAATTAAGTCTCATGTGATCTGATGTCATCTCATTTCAAAGGTGTAATTAGCCAAGACAGTCAGAAGATGATCAGAGCATGTTCAAATTTCTTCCTAGGGCTAAATAGAATTTTGTGTGCTTGACTTATATCAgcgaattaaataaaataaacatttgtcaGTTGTTACGTGGTATCACTGGGAGTCTTGTTTATCTGGTCCTTCTCCATCTACTTAAAATATCCCTTTCTTTGTTTTAGGCACAATATGGATGCAGCAGATCCTGGTTCAGATTATTGGAGCTGCTCATCCTGATTGGGTGGAGGACGTCACCAACAGGACACACATTCCTATGTTAGAGATAAGATTTTTATGTGACCCCTTCCGACCCAGACCAGATCCTAGGGTGTTTCGTTCACATCTTCGCCCTGGCATGTTGCCCAATGGAGTGAAAAATAAGCAAGTCAAGGTAGCGATTTGCAATATTCAAGCTCCAAAGTCATATTCAGAGCTGTGAAAATGTCACTGAATTATTGAAAATCAATCACAAAGATCGTGCACATAAACAACATCTATCTTTTCCCTTAAGGTTGTGTATGTTTGGAGGAATCCCAAAGATGTCCTGGTGTCCTTGTTTCACTTTTCCCACAGTTTTGTCATGCTGGAAACACCTGAgagttttgacattttctttcagcAGTTCCTGGATGGTGATGGTAGGTTCAATATTCACTGTTACCAGAATAACAGGTCCATGCCTTTGTTTTATCATATGAAAGCTCACTTCACATTTGTGTAAATACCTTGTGtgatataatttatattttaatcattgcCAGTAAATCCACTTCACTCTTGTgattaaaaaatgcaacaaatataGTTAAAAGAAATTACTGGAATTTGGACTGATattgaattaataaaataaaataaaataaaatcatgaaaaatgaagaaaaaaatttcaaaacctgttttgtttgtgcatttgaTTCATGTCGGTTTTACATAGCAAATAGTCACCTGAAAATATCAACAGAAAGTCTTGCCCAccatttgtgattattttgaaatgttaaatattgcatgttttcttttcaaacagttTTTATGGGATCATGGTTTGATCATCTGAA
This is a stretch of genomic DNA from Antennarius striatus isolate MH-2024 chromosome 11, ASM4005453v1, whole genome shotgun sequence. It encodes these proteins:
- the LOC137603900 gene encoding amine sulfotransferase-like — encoded protein: MDSLDLVSPYLYRYKNVNLLVKDKMRPKDLDALLDAEIRPTDIFLVAYPKSGTIWMQQILVQIIGAAHPDWVEDVTNRTHIPMLEIRFLCDPFRPRPDPRVFRSHLRPGMLPNGVKNKQVKVVYVWRNPKDVLVSLFHFSHSFVMLETPESFDIFFQQFLDGDVFMGSWFDHLKDYCEAQDQLNIHFVQYENMLKDLRQEVVKLCAFLGADLTDEVIDHIVEKSTFRNMKTDPKANYKDIFETNYYTEPTMRKGIAGDWKNHFTVAQNEHFDKVFKEKMGNFPLTCTWEVKQ